The DNA region GGAACAGTTCATTAATATTGTCATCGAACAGGCCCATGACTTACTAGAAAAGGTCAATGTTTACCGCATTAGGATTCAAGCCAAGGTTTCCCAAATGCAATTTACTCAAGTATTGGGCATCGGCATCAATCTCTTACAACAATTGGGGATAACGATTACCGAATCACCCACAATGGCAGATATTCAGCAATCAATCCAAGAAATTAGCGAATTCATTGGCGACCAAAAAGTTGAAGATTTTGCCAATCTCCCTGTCATGACCGATGCCAAAAAAATAGCCATTACCCAGATCGCCAGCAGTATCATGGCAACCGCTTACAGCTGTGGCTCTCTTTTGTATCCATTATTAACGACCTTGGTCGTCAAATTATCTCTGCAACACGGAAATATCTCTGTTTCTGCTACTAACTATGCTTGCTACAGCCTGGTTCTCTGTAACATCCAGAAAGATATAGATTTAGCTGCACAGTTTGGCCAGTTAGCATTGCATCTCGCTTCAAAATTCGATGATAAAGCGCCGAAACCTGAAGTATTTTTGCTGCTAGGTGGTTATATTCTCCACCGAAACTATCACATTGCAGAAACTTTACCCCTTTTGAAGGAGGGCTACACACTGGGGCTAGAGATTGGCAACCTGGAATATGCTGGATATTGCGCTCAAACTTTCTGTCGGAATGCTTTTTACTGCGGTCAACCCCTTGCTGAGTTGGAGCAAAATACACGCAATTACTATCATGCTTTAGTGCAATTGAAACAGTTAGGATCGGCAAATTCCTGTGCAATCTATTGGCAAGCGATTTTAAATTTACTGGGTTTTGCAGAACATCCCACTATTTTTTCTAGCTCTGCACTCCAAGAGGCAGAATTTCTGCCTCTGCTGCGGTCTGCAAATGATTGGCATAACTTATGTATGTTTTACTTATATAAGTTGACCCTTTGCTTTTTGTTTGGGGAATTTGAGGCAGCAAACAACCTTGTGCTTGAGTGCAGAAACTATTTCATGGGAGGTGCAAGTACAGTTGGCGAACCTGCATTTTATTTCTATGATTCTTTGATTGCTCTAGCACAATTAACTCAGAGATCGGGCGAAGTATCAACAGCATTAGAGCGAGTAGCAGAAAACCAAACTCTTTTACAGCACTGGGCGCACTATGCCCCAATGAACTATCAGCATAAGGTTGATTTGGTAGCGGCTGAAAAATGTCGAGTATTAGGACAAAAAACCGAAGCAATTGAGCTATACGATCTGGCAATTTCTCTTGCTAAAGCCAACGAATATATCCAGGATGAAGCCCTTGCCAACGAACTAGCAGCAAAGTTTTACCTAGATTGGGGTAAACAGCGCATTGCTGGAGAGTACATGATTGAAGCTTACTACGGCTATGCTCGCTGGGGTGCAAAAGCCAAAGTCGCTAATTTAGAAAAACGCTATCCCCAATTACTCGCTCCAGTATTACAGCAAACTCGTTCGGCTCTTTCCACTCATGAAACTATCTTTGCTGTGGGGACTGTCACTTCCACATCTGCCACTTCTAGCACCAACGTCTCATATACCCTAGATTTAAAAGCGATTCTCAAAGCTTCCCACACAATCTCCAGTGAAATCGAACTAGAAAAATTGCTCTCATCGTTACTGAGAATTGTCATCGAAAATGCGGGGGCTGATAAATGCGTGTTAATGCTGTTGCGAGACGATCGCCTGTTAATTAAAGGATCGATGTCCCAAGGAACACAGCCAGTTGTGTTGCAGAGAACTCCTGTTGAAGATAGCCAAGATATTCCCCACAAACTAATTTACAAAGTCAAGCACAGCAATCAAACTGTTGTCCTGATGGATGCGACAGCCGATCCGATTTTAGCCAATGACCCGTATATTGTGCGTCAACAGCCTAAAAGTATCTTGTGTAGCCCAATTTTGCATCAAGGCAAGTTGATGGGGATTTTATACCTGGAAAACAGTTTAGCCAAGGGAGCGTTCACGAGCGATCGCGTCGAACTGCTCAACTTACTTTGCGCTCAAGCGGCAATTTCTTTGGAAAATGCCCGACTTTATGAGCGATCGCAGCAATATGCTCAACAACTAGAGCGATCGTTTGAAGCATTAGAAAATGCCTTAAACGATTTACAGCAAGCACAAATCCAAATAGTTCAAAGCGAAAAAATGTCGGCGCTAGGTAACTTAGTTGCCGGAGTTGCCCACGAAATCAATAATCCCGTCGGCTGCATTATTGGCAACGTTGGTGCTGTCCAAAATTCCATCAATGACCTATTTGCGTTGATTGACCTCTACAACGATAAATTCCCTCAACCTGGGACTGAGATTGAAGAAGAATTAGAGACAATCGACCTAGAATATTTACGAGACGATTTACCCAAGTTAATTAGAGCGATGAAAGATGGGGGCGATCGCATTAAGTCTATCAGTAAGAGTCTTCGTACTTTTTCGCGTGCTGATAGCGATCAAAAGCAGTTATTTAACCTGCATGAAGGGATTGATAGCACCATCTTGATTTTACGCCATCGCCTCAAGGCTAATGAGACTCGTCCAGCCATTGAAGTTGTCACTAACTACGGTAATATTCCGGCAACTAATTGCTTTCCCGGTCAATTAAATCAGGTATTTATGAATATTCTTGCTAATGCTATTGATGCATTAGATGAATCAAATAATGGTCGGAGTTTTGCCGAAGTGAAAGCTAATTCTAACCGAATTACAATTCAAACATCGGTCGAAAATGACAGGGTAAAAATTGCCATTATTGATAATGGAAAAGGAATGAGTGAGGAGGTAAAACAAAAGATTTTTGACCATTTATTTACGACTAAATCTGTTGGTAAAGGAACGGGTTTAGGATTGGCGATCGCTCGTCAAATCGTTGAAGAAACGCACGGGGGCAAATTGAGTTGTAACTCAGTTCTGGGTGAGGGTACAGAATTTATTATTGAAATTCCGGTCTAAAATTTTCCTCTTGCTTTATAAACAATTTCATAGATTCTGGGAACACTAAATCTATAAGTATTAAACCAATTCGCAATTCGCAATGGGCTAACGCCCCGCTCCGCTAACGCAATTCGCAATTACGTTTTGTGACGGGGATTTAGACCCCGACACAAAACGTGCTGCCTATCTTGCTGGGGACTTAAACCCCCAAAGTTCGTTAAACCAGGTATTTATGAATATTCTAGCTAATGCTATTGATGCTTTAGAAGAATCAAATACTGGGCGAACTTTTCAGGAAATTAAGAAAAATCGTAACCAAATTACAATTAAAACATCTTTGGGAAATGGATGCGTAAAAATTGCGATCGCTGATAATGGCAATGGAATGAATGAATCAGTGAAACAAAAGATTTTTGATCACTTATTTACTACAAAAGGTGTGGGAAAAGGGACAGGATTGGGGTTAGCGATCGCTCGTCAAATCGTTGTAGAAAAACATGGAGGAGCGATCAAGGTAGATTCTAGACCAGGCGAAGGTACTGAATTTGCGATCCACTTACCGATGTAGTATATACCTACGTCTGCATATTCATAGGAATTTTCTGGAAATTTTCAGCCTAAATAGTTATCTCTGCTACTCCATGCTTACTCAATTCTACTTTTTCAGTCAAAATTCATTCTGTTAGCGGATAGCTAAGATTTAGCGCATTCTGACTCCTGACTCCTGAATTCTGTTTAATAAAGAATTAATCAGGCAAATCAGCAGCATTCTGGATATTTTTTAATATTAAGTCAGGGCTACTACGTTTAATTAAACCAGTTAGCACTTTACCAGGGCCAATTTCTATTACTTGCTGAATGCCGTTGGCTGGTAATTGTAGAGAAATTTCTCGCCATCTTACAGAACCAGTCATTTGTTTATTCAGACGCTGCTTTAAAATCTCAGCATCAATAGAGGCAATTGGTTCTACATTAGACAACACTGGTACAGTAGCTGGCTGAAATTCCACAGATTCTAAAATATCTTGAAATTC from Nostoc commune NIES-4072 includes:
- a CDS encoding trifunctional serine/threonine-protein kinase/ATP-binding protein/sensor histidine kinase; this encodes MVSTIVSIPGYRISEELYNGSRTLVYRGYREADSLPVVIKLLKTDYPSFSELVQFRNQYTIAKNLNSPLIIETYSLEPYQNGYALVMEDFGGVSLKEWGVRGSVESLIEFLRIAIALSNTLDILYRSRIIHKDIKPANILINPKTKQVKLIDFSIASLLPRETQTLLNPNVLEGTLAYISPEQTGRMNRQIDYRTDFYSVGVTFYQLLTGKLPFQSEDAMELVHCHLAKTATLVHEINSEIPSVLSAIVSKLMAKNSEDRYQSALGLKYDLENCLIQLQETGTIENFPIAQRDLCDRFVIPDKIYGRETEVKTLLQAFDRVSLGATEIMLVAGFSGIGKTVVVNEVHKPIVRQRGYFIKGKYDQFGRNIPFSAFVQAFRDLMEQLLTESDIQIQQWKTKILEAVGENGQVIIEVIPELSRIVGEQPPAIELSGTAAENRFNLLFKKFTQVFTSASHPLVIFLDDLQWADLASLKLMQLLMTDTSHLFIICAYRDNEVNPTHPLILTLNEIAKSQATINTITLAPLSQGQVNKLIADTLKCSEDLAWHLSVLIYQKTKGNPFFATQFLKALHQDGLINFDVELGCWQCNLSQVTAQAVTDDVVTFMSLQLQKLPRSTQNVLQLAACIGNSFDLSTLAIVSQQSEIETAAALWKALQEGLILPIGDVYKFYVGQENQARTSQNQLIVTYKFLHDRVQQAAYSLIPDDQKQTTHYQIGKLLLQQISAQATEDRIFEIVNQLNHGTALITQPTQREELARLNLIACRKAKSSTAYQAAREYTDVGLSLLGQAWQQHYEMTLAFHELAAEVAMLGGDFETMEQFINIVIEQAHDLLEKVNVYRIRIQAKVSQMQFTQVLGIGINLLQQLGITITESPTMADIQQSIQEISEFIGDQKVEDFANLPVMTDAKKIAITQIASSIMATAYSCGSLLYPLLTTLVVKLSLQHGNISVSATNYACYSLVLCNIQKDIDLAAQFGQLALHLASKFDDKAPKPEVFLLLGGYILHRNYHIAETLPLLKEGYTLGLEIGNLEYAGYCAQTFCRNAFYCGQPLAELEQNTRNYYHALVQLKQLGSANSCAIYWQAILNLLGFAEHPTIFSSSALQEAEFLPLLRSANDWHNLCMFYLYKLTLCFLFGEFEAANNLVLECRNYFMGGASTVGEPAFYFYDSLIALAQLTQRSGEVSTALERVAENQTLLQHWAHYAPMNYQHKVDLVAAEKCRVLGQKTEAIELYDLAISLAKANEYIQDEALANELAAKFYLDWGKQRIAGEYMIEAYYGYARWGAKAKVANLEKRYPQLLAPVLQQTRSALSTHETIFAVGTVTSTSATSSTNVSYTLDLKAILKASHTISSEIELEKLLSSLLRIVIENAGADKCVLMLLRDDRLLIKGSMSQGTQPVVLQRTPVEDSQDIPHKLIYKVKHSNQTVVLMDATADPILANDPYIVRQQPKSILCSPILHQGKLMGILYLENSLAKGAFTSDRVELLNLLCAQAAISLENARLYERSQQYAQQLERSFEALENALNDLQQAQIQIVQSEKMSALGNLVAGVAHEINNPVGCIIGNVGAVQNSINDLFALIDLYNDKFPQPGTEIEEELETIDLEYLRDDLPKLIRAMKDGGDRIKSISKSLRTFSRADSDQKQLFNLHEGIDSTILILRHRLKANETRPAIEVVTNYGNIPATNCFPGQLNQVFMNILANAIDALDESNNGRSFAEVKANSNRITIQTSVENDRVKIAIIDNGKGMSEEVKQKIFDHLFTTKSVGKGTGLGLAIARQIVEETHGGKLSCNSVLGEGTEFIIEIPV